In one Winogradskyella sp. MH6 genomic region, the following are encoded:
- a CDS encoding DUF6495 family protein, whose protein sequence is MKYARLTKEQFEELHQEFINFLATQSITADEWEDIKTNKPEAAEQELDIFSDLVWYGVLSKVEYLEHISSNQIHLFKCRENDMHLIAIKLKEDKADLTTKEGFQWLRDNLLSDDIEFFNAKKDYSDDKHQDIFKLIQQGANITKGELFQYFEKLMRQ, encoded by the coding sequence ATGAAATACGCAAGATTAACAAAAGAACAATTTGAAGAGTTACACCAAGAGTTTATTAATTTCTTGGCAACACAGTCTATTACTGCAGATGAGTGGGAAGATATTAAGACAAATAAACCTGAAGCAGCTGAGCAAGAATTAGACATCTTTAGTGACTTGGTTTGGTATGGTGTATTGAGTAAGGTAGAATACCTAGAGCATATTTCTTCAAATCAAATACATCTTTTTAAGTGTAGAGAAAATGACATGCACCTAATCGCCATCAAGTTAAAGGAAGATAAGGCAGATTTAACTACAAAAGAAGGGTTTCAGTGGTTAAGGGATAATTTATTGTCTGATGATATTGAATTTTTCAACGCTAAGAAAGACTATTCAGACGATAAGCATCAGGATATTTTTAAGCTAATTCAGCAAGGAGCTAATATTACTAAAGGAGAATTATTTCAATATTTTGAAAAACTTATGAGGCAGTAA
- a CDS encoding ABC transporter permease yields the protein MFSLARENVKIAFGSIKSQLLRTILTVLIIAIGIMALVGILSGVSALENTISSNFSSMGANTFNFQRYEFRAQRQSSRERQKVNPVISYRNVKDFIDSYDYPYTKVAVSFYGSATSEVKYENEKTDPEVAVIGSNEHFIENSGLEIENGRSMNFADVENNNAVCVIGSDLQKALFPDENPIDKTISVRGSKFKVIGVLKEKGSTFGNNQDLRVIMPIQKARSIFTNPNINYTLSVKVDKTDMLEGAQDDAILTFRNVRGLNPIEENNFGIERSEDLINRVAENTNTLYIAAWVISIITIFGSTIALMNIMLVSVSERTREIGVRKALGAKRKTIAFQFFMETIIIGQLGGILGIILGILIGWGVAAGFKLEFSTPWVAMIWATSIAFIVAIISGLYPATKAAKLDPIESLRYE from the coding sequence ATGTTTTCATTAGCTAGAGAGAATGTAAAAATTGCTTTTGGCTCTATAAAAAGCCAGTTACTTCGCACCATTTTAACGGTTTTAATTATCGCTATTGGTATTATGGCCTTAGTAGGTATTCTAAGTGGTGTATCAGCTTTAGAAAATACCATTTCTAGCAATTTTTCGTCAATGGGTGCCAATACCTTTAATTTTCAACGTTACGAGTTTAGAGCGCAACGCCAAAGTAGTAGAGAGCGTCAAAAAGTTAATCCTGTTATAAGCTACAGAAACGTTAAAGATTTTATTGATAGCTATGACTATCCGTATACCAAAGTTGCGGTATCTTTCTATGGTTCTGCAACGTCTGAAGTAAAATATGAGAATGAAAAAACAGACCCTGAAGTTGCGGTTATTGGCTCTAATGAGCACTTTATTGAAAACTCTGGATTAGAAATAGAAAATGGTCGCTCAATGAATTTTGCAGATGTAGAAAACAATAATGCCGTTTGCGTTATTGGTAGCGACTTGCAAAAAGCGCTGTTTCCAGATGAAAACCCAATAGACAAAACGATAAGTGTTAGAGGCTCTAAATTTAAGGTTATTGGTGTTTTAAAAGAAAAAGGATCTACGTTTGGCAACAATCAGGATTTAAGAGTAATTATGCCTATACAGAAAGCGCGATCTATTTTTACCAATCCAAACATTAATTATACACTTAGCGTTAAAGTGGATAAAACTGATATGTTAGAAGGCGCACAAGATGATGCTATTCTTACTTTTAGAAATGTGCGCGGACTTAACCCTATAGAAGAAAATAATTTTGGCATAGAACGCAGTGAAGACCTTATAAACCGTGTAGCAGAGAATACTAACACACTTTACATTGCTGCTTGGGTAATTAGTATTATTACCATTTTTGGTTCTACTATTGCCCTAATGAATATTATGTTGGTTTCAGTTAGTGAACGTACCAGAGAAATTGGTGTGCGTAAGGCTTTAGGTGCCAAACGAAAAACTATAGCTTTTCAATTTTTTATGGAAACCATAATTATTGGTCAGCTTGGTGGTATTTTGGGCATAATCCTAGGCATACTAATTGGTTGGGGAGTTGCAGCCGGTTTTAAGTTAGAATTTTCAACACCTTGGGTAGCGATGATTTGGGCTACTAGTATCGCCTTTATAGTCGCTATTATTTCTGGGTTGTATCCTGCTACAAAAGCGGCAAAATTAGACCCTATTGAGTCTCTTAGATATGAATAA
- the hisS gene encoding histidine--tRNA ligase: MAQKPSIPKGTRDFNAVEVAKRSYIMDVIKEQFELYGFQPIETPSFENSETLMGKYGDEGDRLIFKILNSGDFMKILDRDRSRNFLAANKFLKFFNEFIKKNNEDYQSNLSYCLDQYYYPKRNKNHDKLKDLMLREENSFKEIINDDKYSNEDLIRIFLMSFHLEFSYDSKEISTRISEKALRYDLTVPFARYVVQHQNEIEFPFKRYQIQPVWRADRPQKGRFREFYQCDADVVGSRSLFQEVEFVQLYDAVFTALDLKGVTIKINNRKILSGIAEVIGAQDKLIDFTVALDKLDKIGEEKVKEEMSSKGISEEGISKLQPLFSLKGDFGTQVESLKSILNTSEVGLKGIEELEFIDAAISKLGLKTANLQLDVTLARGLNYYTGAIFEVAAPEGVKMGSIGGGGRYDDLTSIFGKPDTSGVGISFGLDRIYLVLEELNLFPKTIADATKVLFINFGDKEAMACLQAVTQLRQNGVKAELYPDNAKMKKQMTHANRRNIPYVVLVGEEEMNSGIYTLKNMLTGDQHKLNLKELLSTLK, from the coding sequence ATGGCGCAAAAACCAAGTATTCCAAAAGGTACCAGAGATTTTAATGCAGTAGAGGTTGCAAAACGTTCTTATATAATGGATGTTATAAAGGAGCAATTTGAGTTATATGGATTTCAACCGATTGAAACTCCAAGTTTTGAAAACTCAGAAACCTTAATGGGAAAATATGGTGATGAAGGAGATCGCTTAATTTTTAAAATTTTGAATAGTGGTGATTTTATGAAAATTTTGGATAGGGATAGATCGCGGAATTTTTTAGCTGCTAATAAGTTTCTTAAATTTTTTAATGAGTTCATTAAAAAAAATAATGAAGATTACCAAAGTAACTTAAGTTATTGCCTAGACCAATATTATTACCCAAAAAGGAATAAAAATCATGATAAGCTAAAAGACTTAATGCTCAGAGAAGAGAATAGTTTTAAAGAGATTATTAATGATGATAAATATTCTAATGAAGATTTAATTAGAATATTTTTAATGTCTTTTCATCTAGAATTTTCTTATGATTCTAAAGAAATATCAACCAGAATCTCAGAAAAAGCCCTTCGTTATGATCTTACAGTGCCTTTTGCACGTTATGTGGTGCAGCACCAAAATGAGATAGAATTTCCGTTTAAACGTTACCAAATACAACCTGTTTGGCGAGCAGACCGTCCACAAAAAGGACGTTTTAGAGAGTTTTATCAATGCGATGCGGATGTCGTAGGTTCTAGATCATTGTTTCAAGAAGTTGAATTTGTTCAGCTTTATGATGCAGTTTTTACTGCTCTTGATTTAAAAGGAGTGACCATAAAAATCAACAATCGTAAAATTTTATCTGGTATTGCTGAGGTTATCGGAGCGCAAGACAAGTTGATAGATTTTACTGTGGCTTTAGATAAACTTGATAAAATAGGAGAAGAGAAGGTAAAAGAAGAAATGAGTAGCAAAGGCATTTCAGAAGAAGGCATTTCTAAACTTCAACCTTTATTCTCTTTAAAAGGTGATTTTGGTACTCAGGTTGAAAGCTTAAAATCAATACTTAATACTTCAGAAGTTGGACTAAAAGGCATTGAAGAACTAGAATTTATAGATGCTGCGATTTCAAAATTAGGATTAAAAACAGCAAACCTTCAATTAGATGTTACGCTCGCAAGAGGACTTAACTACTATACTGGTGCTATTTTTGAAGTTGCTGCACCAGAAGGTGTGAAAATGGGCTCTATTGGTGGCGGTGGTCGTTATGATGATTTAACGAGCATCTTTGGGAAGCCAGATACCAGTGGTGTAGGTATTAGCTTTGGGTTAGATCGTATTTATTTGGTTTTAGAAGAACTTAACTTATTTCCAAAAACTATTGCAGATGCAACCAAAGTACTTTTTATCAATTTTGGAGATAAAGAAGCTATGGCTTGTTTACAAGCGGTAACCCAATTGAGACAAAATGGAGTAAAAGCTGAGTTATATCCTGATAATGCAAAAATGAAAAAGCAAATGACGCATGCCAATCGTCGTAATATACCTTATGTGGTTTTAGTAGGAGAGGAGGAAATGAATTCTGGTATCTACACACTTAAGAACATGCTAACAGGAGACCAGCATAAATTAAATCTTAAAGAACTGTTATCTACATTAAAGTAA
- a CDS encoding LamG-like jellyroll fold domain-containing protein, with protein MKTFTLTLKWSSFFCAVLFSLQISSQCGTTISSFPYSENFESGTGSWTQGSGDNFDWTRDSGGTPSSNTGPSSGDGDTWYMFIEASSPNNPNRTAYFESPCFNLTSASAASFTYSYHMYGSNVGSLRVDVSTDNGASYPTTLRTFSGNLGNTWFTDTIDLTAYTGQTIKLRFRATSGNGWSSDIAIDNVSMVAGSSAPEINVTGNSTSISDGDTTPTFADNTYFGYQDVASGTLSKTFIIENSGFADLNIGSISISGSNAADFSVTSSPSAVVTGGSSTTLEITFNPSATGDRNATITIVNDDSDENPYNFSIRGTGYNGIACDSYSLHSATFESGLDGWTSGGVDASRENNATWSYGGNYSLRVRDNTGSSSAFTSPAFVLYYYNKVDFKFFFSPNSVENGEEFLIEYSSDNGSTWSTIQSFEGGTVSTKDADFETTTSAIFYSKTVTLWKQVHNLGTTQGRFRVRANASDDDDQIYIDNIEITGITFCDPTYGPGGIVSNLDLWLKADMLDGSSVASDASLVSEWIDNGRGQDATVVVPGQEPVYRNNTTRNFNFNPVVEFENNNNTANRDMTYIISDGSRDELSGTGGFNSNDMFVVLMPDPTITTSMIPLDTFTSSDPTAHDTQAEDVTGFGYGGYTARLSGEYFTYCIGTTNNVNGYGRADTSGSNDYNQVSLINIRHDATETGVELYLNANQVGDTTNDAADFSVVNDTKFWLGRSQYWNGSFDGRIAEVITYSATNNDSDLTQARNRIQSYLAIKYGITLGTNGTSQDYVDSDGTVIWDQSANSGYNYDIAGIGRDDISELNQKQSSSVNDATDGTGLIEGILTFGLSDIYDTNSENKSLNPTTFNDKEFLMWGNNGADLNLAASTVTVNMSAGITPSLTTNVNFTAMQRVWKVVESGGDIPRVKVRIPQNAIRNISPPGSYYMFISSTGVFDPTADYRVMTSDGSGNLETEYDFDGTKYITFGYAPQVEVVRSVYFDGAVDYIDIEDNLDLDPSGFTISAWIKRDAADSGTKSILSKRNLTFSQGYDFRLTDANRIQIIWKNGSNQALQSNTSLPDDEWHHVAAIYDGSMVSIYIDGVLDKSAIKTAPVTTTDSFLIAAAGKGTTTQHFGGNIDEVRVWNTALTEDQLRFVMNQEIEDNVGQVMGKILPTSITKNDIDAVPWNDLAGYYPMSVYTYTNTDDASGNGNQGALRNLDTVDRQTAPLPYVSTQNGDWDTNSTWTNGNIQYMPGTASIVNPSVTIDWNIVRTSHNVTMDNSSLPAGNNENRNVLGLYVDANELTLNGDNATNTGNGLTVSHYLSLTGKIDLEGDSQLIQTENSDLLVAINGELEKDQQGTADTYTYNYWSAPVGSIDIATNNYRYTVQDVMYDGTNPVNFSSSGYDGAATNPIRIADYWIWKFANLTSDDYSAWQHVRRTGNILPGEGFTMKGPGTGSILTDQNYVFLGKPNNGDISLTINNGNDYLVGNPYASSLDADEFILDNPNTTGALMFWEHWGGGSHILQEYQGGYAIYNLSGGVPAPAPDPDVAQVGVGTKTPGRYVPVSQGFFVTGISAGTINFENDQRAFTKEGGSSSVFMRTTNSSNTQSNNEDADDRMKFRIGYRASNTLHLQRELLLTIDESATVGVDWAFDAHLNEDQTDDMFWMIGDEKFIIQANDNANLSTVYPLGVKTSIDGINSFTINALENVPNAVNIYLHDKALSIFHDLRVSDYEIFLTEGEYLDRFEITFKIMAGSLGIDDENITSLDVLYSNDKEKIVLINPNLVDVKSIELFNMLGQSVQKIESISESGYSEYDVKNLSTGTYVIKLYTVSGSVSTKKVLVK; from the coding sequence ATGAAAACTTTTACTTTAACCCTTAAATGGAGTTCGTTTTTTTGTGCTGTACTTTTTAGCTTACAAATAAGTTCGCAATGTGGCACTACAATATCAAGCTTTCCTTATTCTGAAAATTTTGAGTCTGGGACAGGCTCTTGGACACAAGGTTCAGGAGATAATTTTGACTGGACAAGAGATTCTGGAGGTACACCTTCCTCAAATACCGGTCCAAGTAGTGGAGATGGTGACACATGGTATATGTTCATTGAAGCATCAAGTCCAAACAACCCAAATAGAACTGCTTATTTTGAAAGTCCTTGTTTTAATTTAACAAGTGCTTCTGCAGCATCATTTACTTACAGTTATCATATGTATGGATCTAATGTTGGATCATTAAGAGTTGATGTAAGTACAGATAATGGTGCCTCATATCCAACTACCCTTAGAACATTTAGTGGTAACTTAGGTAATACTTGGTTTACCGACACAATTGATCTCACAGCTTACACAGGACAAACCATAAAACTTAGATTTAGAGCAACATCAGGCAATGGTTGGAGTAGTGATATAGCCATAGATAATGTTTCTATGGTAGCAGGATCTAGTGCACCAGAAATCAATGTTACAGGCAACAGTACATCAATAAGTGACGGAGACACAACACCTACATTTGCAGACAACACATATTTCGGTTATCAAGATGTAGCTTCTGGAACATTATCTAAAACATTTATAATTGAAAATTCAGGGTTTGCCGATTTAAATATAGGTAGCATTTCCATCTCAGGCTCCAATGCTGCTGATTTTTCAGTAACGTCCAGTCCATCTGCTGTAGTAACAGGAGGTAGTAGCACAACTCTTGAAATAACCTTTAATCCAAGTGCTACAGGAGATAGAAATGCAACAATAACAATTGTAAACGATGATTCGGATGAAAACCCATATAACTTTAGTATTAGAGGAACTGGTTACAATGGAATAGCTTGTGATTCTTATTCACTTCATAGCGCAACTTTTGAGAGTGGTTTAGATGGGTGGACTTCAGGAGGAGTTGATGCTTCAAGAGAAAACAACGCAACCTGGTCTTATGGTGGAAACTATAGCTTAAGAGTGAGAGATAATACAGGCTCATCTTCAGCTTTTACTTCACCAGCATTTGTACTTTATTATTATAACAAGGTAGATTTTAAATTTTTCTTCTCACCCAATAGTGTAGAAAACGGTGAAGAATTCTTAATTGAATATAGTTCTGACAATGGTTCTACTTGGTCTACAATTCAAAGCTTTGAAGGTGGTACCGTATCTACTAAAGATGCAGATTTTGAAACCACGACTTCTGCAATTTTTTACTCTAAAACCGTAACTTTATGGAAACAAGTTCATAATCTAGGAACAACTCAAGGACGTTTTAGAGTTAGAGCAAATGCAAGTGATGATGATGATCAGATATATATAGATAATATTGAAATTACTGGTATAACTTTTTGCGATCCTACTTATGGTCCAGGAGGTATTGTTTCTAACCTCGATCTTTGGTTAAAAGCCGATATGCTAGACGGTAGTAGCGTTGCCTCTGATGCTTCATTAGTAAGTGAATGGATAGATAATGGTCGTGGACAAGATGCTACGGTTGTTGTACCCGGACAAGAGCCTGTTTACAGAAATAATACAACACGAAATTTCAATTTCAATCCTGTAGTAGAATTTGAAAACAACAATAATACCGCTAATAGGGATATGACATATATCATTAGCGATGGTAGTAGAGATGAACTTTCTGGTACTGGTGGATTTAATAGTAATGATATGTTTGTTGTCTTAATGCCAGACCCAACCATTACGACTTCAATGATACCATTGGATACATTTACAAGTTCAGACCCAACAGCTCACGACACTCAAGCAGAAGACGTTACAGGCTTTGGATATGGTGGCTATACAGCAAGATTAAGTGGTGAATATTTTACATACTGTATTGGAACTACTAATAATGTAAATGGTTACGGTAGAGCAGACACTTCTGGCTCTAATGATTATAATCAAGTTAGTTTAATAAACATACGCCACGATGCCACCGAAACAGGTGTAGAACTATATCTTAATGCTAATCAAGTAGGTGACACCACTAATGATGCTGCAGATTTTTCAGTCGTGAACGACACTAAATTTTGGCTAGGCAGAAGCCAATATTGGAACGGAAGTTTCGATGGTAGAATAGCTGAAGTTATTACTTATTCTGCAACAAATAATGATAGTGATTTAACCCAAGCTAGAAACAGAATTCAATCCTATTTAGCTATTAAATACGGAATAACCCTAGGTACAAACGGCACCTCTCAAGATTATGTTGATAGTGACGGTACTGTAATTTGGGATCAATCTGCTAATTCTGGTTACAACTATGACATTGCTGGTATTGGTAGAGATGACATATCCGAACTTAATCAAAAACAATCAAGTAGTGTAAACGATGCTACTGATGGCACAGGACTTATTGAAGGTATTTTAACCTTTGGTCTTTCAGATATTTATGACACAAATAGTGAAAACAAATCTTTAAACCCAACGACTTTTAACGACAAAGAGTTTTTAATGTGGGGAAATAACGGTGCAGATTTAAATCTTGCAGCCTCTACAGTTACGGTAAATATGAGTGCTGGCATAACTCCTTCATTAACAACTAATGTAAACTTTACAGCTATGCAACGTGTATGGAAAGTAGTTGAGTCAGGTGGAGATATCCCAAGAGTAAAAGTTAGAATACCTCAAAATGCGATAAGAAATATATCACCTCCCGGAAGCTATTATATGTTTATATCTAGCACAGGAGTCTTTGATCCAACAGCTGATTATAGAGTTATGACTTCTGATGGTAGTGGTAACTTAGAAACAGAATATGACTTTGATGGTACTAAATATATTACTTTTGGTTATGCGCCACAAGTTGAAGTTGTGCGCTCAGTATACTTTGATGGTGCTGTGGATTACATAGACATTGAAGATAATTTAGATTTAGATCCTTCTGGATTTACAATTTCTGCTTGGATAAAGCGTGATGCTGCTGATTCAGGCACAAAATCAATCTTATCAAAGAGAAACTTAACTTTTTCTCAAGGTTATGACTTTAGATTAACAGATGCTAATAGAATTCAGATTATTTGGAAAAATGGTTCAAATCAAGCCCTTCAATCCAACACAAGCCTTCCTGATGATGAATGGCATCATGTTGCTGCAATATATGATGGGTCAATGGTATCTATTTATATAGATGGTGTCTTAGATAAATCAGCTATTAAAACTGCACCCGTCACTACCACAGATTCATTTTTAATAGCAGCTGCTGGTAAAGGCACTACTACACAACATTTTGGAGGAAATATTGATGAAGTACGTGTATGGAACACAGCATTAACTGAAGATCAATTACGCTTTGTAATGAATCAAGAAATTGAAGACAATGTAGGACAGGTAATGGGTAAAATATTACCAACCTCTATAACCAAAAATGACATTGATGCAGTACCATGGAACGATTTAGCAGGCTACTACCCTATGTCTGTATACACTTACACAAACACAGATGATGCCTCTGGTAATGGAAATCAAGGTGCATTAAGAAATCTTGATACGGTCGATAGACAAACTGCTCCATTACCATATGTATCAACACAAAACGGTGATTGGGATACCAACTCAACCTGGACAAACGGCAACATACAATATATGCCTGGTACAGCTTCTATAGTTAACCCTTCTGTCACTATTGACTGGAATATCGTTAGAACTTCTCACAATGTAACTATGGATAACAGTTCATTACCAGCGGGAAACAACGAAAATAGAAATGTACTTGGACTTTATGTCGATGCTAATGAATTAACTCTAAATGGTGATAATGCTACAAATACTGGCAACGGTCTTACAGTATCACACTACTTAAGCTTAACAGGTAAAATTGATTTAGAAGGAGATTCCCAACTAATTCAAACAGAAAATAGCGATCTGTTAGTAGCTATTAACGGTGAGCTTGAAAAAGATCAACAAGGTACTGCAGACACCTATACTTACAATTACTGGTCAGCACCTGTTGGCAGTATAGATATTGCAACTAACAATTATCGTTATACAGTACAAGATGTAATGTACGATGGCACCAACCCTGTTAACTTTTCTAGTTCTGGATACGATGGTGCTGCAACAAACCCTATCAGAATTGCAGATTATTGGATATGGAAATTTGCTAACTTGACGAGCGATGATTATTCTGCATGGCAACACGTAAGACGTACTGGAAATATTTTACCAGGAGAAGGTTTTACCATGAAAGGACCTGGTACAGGTTCAATCTTGACTGATCAAAACTATGTCTTCTTAGGAAAGCCAAATAATGGCGACATCAGTTTAACTATTAACAATGGTAACGATTATTTAGTTGGTAACCCTTACGCTTCGTCATTAGATGCTGATGAATTTATCTTAGATAATCCAAATACTACTGGAGCACTTATGTTCTGGGAGCATTGGGGAGGTGGATCTCACATCTTACAAGAATATCAAGGTGGTTATGCTATCTATAACCTTTCAGGAGGTGTTCCGGCACCAGCACCAGATCCAGATGTGGCACAAGTTGGTGTAGGTACTAAAACACCTGGAAGATATGTACCTGTGAGTCAAGGATTCTTTGTAACTGGTATAAGTGCCGGAACAATAAACTTTGAAAACGATCAGCGTGCATTTACTAAAGAAGGTGGTAGTTCATCAGTATTTATGAGAACAACTAATTCTTCAAACACTCAAAGCAATAATGAAGATGCAGATGACAGAATGAAGTTTAGAATTGGCTACAGGGCTAGTAACACCTTGCACTTACAAAGAGAACTTCTATTAACAATAGATGAGAGTGCGACTGTAGGTGTCGATTGGGCTTTTGATGCACATTTAAACGAAGATCAGACAGACGATATGTTCTGGATGATTGGAGATGAAAAATTCATCATTCAGGCTAATGATAATGCTAATTTAAGCACAGTTTATCCTTTAGGTGTTAAAACTAGTATTGATGGTATAAACAGCTTTACTATTAATGCCCTAGAGAATGTACCAAATGCTGTTAATATCTACTTACATGATAAAGCATTAAGCATATTCCATGATTTAAGAGTTAGCGATTACGAAATCTTCCTAACCGAAGGTGAGTATTTAGATCGTTTTGAAATCACGTTTAAAATCATGGCTGGTTCACTTGGAATAGATGACGAAAACATCACCAGTCTAGATGTATTATACTCTAATGACAAAGAGAAAATCGTATTAATAAATCCTAACCTAGTAGACGTAAAATCTATAGAACTATTTAATATGCTCGGACAATCTGTCCAAAAAATTGAAAGTATTTCAGAGAGCGGTTACTCTGAATATGACGTTAAGAATTTAAGCACTGGAACTTATGTAATTAAGTTATATACTGTAAGCGGTTCAGTATCAACTAAGAAAGTTTTAGTAAAGTAA